tagagggtagtgtggggggtagtacactagagggtagtgtggggggcccactagagggtagtgtagggtagtggggggggcccactagagggtagtgGGGGGGGCCCACTAGAGGGAGTGTGGGGGGGGTAGTGTGGGGGtccactagagggtagtgtgggggggtccactagagggtagtgtgggggggggggcccactagagggtagtgtgggggggggCCCACTAGGGGTAGTGTGGGGGggcccactagagggtagtgtgggggggtccactagagggtagtgtgggggggCCCACTAGAGGGTAGGGTGGGGGGtccactagagggtagtgtgggggggtccactagagggtagtgtgggggggggtccactagagggtagtgtgggggggCCCACTAGAGGGTAGTCTGGCGTGGTGTTTTAATACTTGTTAATAACAGCTTGTTCCTTCTCTCCTCAGACTGACAGAACAAGGAGACCCGAAGACCCAGGACAGGACTGGCAATAATCACCATGGCTTAAACCCTGTGTTCCCCACTAGACCCCTgaccccctcccctgtccccactccctgtctctccccggCCTCcccacccccagtctctccccagcctcccctcccctgtcccccggcctcccctcccctgtccccagcctcccttcccctgtccccacccccagtctctccccagcctcccttcccctgtcccccccaccctcccttcccctgtccccaccctcccttcccctgtccccacccccagtctctccccagcctcccttcccctgtccccagcctcccttcccctgtccccaccccctgtctctccccggCCTCCCTTCCCCCTGTCcccacccccagtctctccctggcctcccctcccctgttcccagcctccctcccctgtccccacccccagtctctccctggcctccctcccctcccctgtccccacccccagtctctcccccggcctcccctcccctgtccccagcctccctcccctgtccccagtctctcccccggCCTCTCTAACCCTGTCCATGTGAGGGGTTGGGCAGCGCCCCCTGTCCTCCCCCGCGAATCCCTCTGGAGCCATGATGAGCCTCCAGAAGCATCAAACCATGGGCTCTGACCGGGACCTTCAGTCCTCCTCCTCAGTCAGCCTGCCCTCCGTCAAGAAGGCCCCCAAGAAGAGACGTCTGTCCATGGGGAACCTGTTCAGACGGCGCCGGGACCCCAAGAGGAAGTCCATGGAGCTCcatggggaaggaggaggaggaggaggaggaggaggaggaggaggaagggtggaTGGTATCGCCAGCATAGACAGCATCCACTCAGACCTCACGCTGAACGATAAGAACTCTGCCTTCTCCGTGGCCGGAGCTGCCTGCACCTCCTCCCTCAGggcgtcctcctcctcctcctcctcttcctcccggggTGGAGAGCTGCTGGAGTGCCCTCTGTGCCTTCTACGTCACTCTAGGGACAGTTTCCCGGACATCATGACCTGTCACCACCGCTCCTGTGCGGATTGCCTGCGCCAGTACTTACGAATAGAGATCAGTGAGTCGCGCGTCAACATCAGCTGTCCAGAGTGCTCTGAGCGGTTCAACCCCCACGACATCCGCATCATCCTGGGAAACCAGCCCCTCATGGAGAAGTACGAGGAGTTCATGTTGAGACGATGGCTGGTGGCCGACCCTGACTGTCGCTGGTGCCCCGCCCCTGACTGTGGGTAAggacctcagctcagacacacagggcagactgtgggtaaggacctcagctcagacacacagggcagactgaacctcagctcagacacacagggcagactgaacctcagctcagacacacagggcagactgaacctcagctcagacacacagggcagactgtcagacacacagggcaAGAACCTCAGCTCAGgcacacagggcagactgtggg
The sequence above is drawn from the Oncorhynchus gorbuscha isolate QuinsamMale2020 ecotype Even-year unplaced genomic scaffold, OgorEven_v1.0 Un_scaffold_2058, whole genome shotgun sequence genome and encodes:
- the LOC124017454 gene encoding E3 ubiquitin-protein ligase RNF19A-like, with amino-acid sequence MMSLQKHQTMGSDRDLQSSSSVSLPSVKKAPKKRRLSMGNLFRRRRDPKRKSMELHGEGGGGGGGGGGGGRVDGIASIDSIHSDLTLNDKNSAFSVAGAACTSSLRASSSSSSSSSRGGELLECPLCLLRHSRDSFPDIMTCHHRSCADCLRQYLRIEISESRVNISCPECSERFNPHDIRIILGNQPLMEKYEEFMLRRWLVADPDCRWCPAPDCGYAVIAFGCASCPKITCGREGCGTEFCYHCKQLWHPNQTCDAARQQRAQSLRLRTFSSSSLSYSQESGAAADDIKPCPRCAAYIIKMNDGSCNHMTCAVCGCEFCWLCMKEISDLHYLSPSGCTFWGRKPWSRKKKILWQLGTLVGAPVGIALIAGIAVPAMIIGIPVYVGRKVS